In one Silene latifolia isolate original U9 population chromosome 10, ASM4854445v1, whole genome shotgun sequence genomic region, the following are encoded:
- the LOC141604911 gene encoding uncharacterized protein LOC141604911 gives MERDGPPLNDCCSICHGNFNVPCQANCSHWFCGNCILQVWDHGSAVRPCRCPLCRRPIDLLIPTEASTRLRDNPEVASVIGRLETYNRMFGEQSGGLIQRLRDLPFLLRRLKRDLLDPQRSLPLVIKARVYLAMFLSAIYLLSPIDIIPEGILGVIGLIDDLIILLICFLHVAAIYRSVLVFRHGGRGE, from the exons ATGGAAAGAGACGGTCCACCATTAAATGATTGCTGTTCAATTTGCCATGGAAATTTCAATGTGCCTTGCCAAGCTAATTGCTCTCATTGGTTTTGCG GCAATTGTATTCTGCAAGTCTGGGATCATGGATCAGCTGTACGACCATGTAGATGTCCTTTGTGTCGCCGTCCTATTGATTTGCTGATACCTACTGAGGCTTCAACGAGGCTACGTGATAACCCTGAGGTTGCAAGTGTAATAGGGCGATTGGAAACATATAATCGTATGTTTGGTGAACAGTCTGGTGGACTCATTCAG AGACTACGAGACCTTCCATTTCTTCTCCGGAGGCTAAAGCGCGATTTGCTGGATCCTCAGAGATCTCTACCTCTCGTGATCAAGGCTCGTGTTTATTTGGCA ATGTTCCTAAGTGCCATATACTTACTGAGCCCAATAGATATCATTCCAGAAG GGATACTTGGAGTAATTGGTCTTATTGATGATTTAATCATACTGTTGATCTGCTTCCTACATGTTGCTGCCATTTATCGGTCTGTTCTTGTTTTCCGTCATGGAGGCCGTGGAGAATAA
- the LOC141604910 gene encoding patellin-3 has product MSEPQPEPTPTPTLAPAPEPEPTTSPNEPTTEPHPPSEPPTDTPPEPETTPPPEPETNPPPEPITESPSKEKRSFIQPAVSFKVESNLFIDLSDHQRKSLTELKTLISTAISTSTLLPTTAATTSTTTTTTPSIWGIPLLEDDRSDVILLKFLRARDFKPIEALAMLKSTLTWRTSFDIETLLQDDLGDDLDKVVFMHGHDRDGHPVCYNVYGEFQNKELYVKTFSSEEKRGRFLRWRIRFLEKSIRELDFTAGGVNTIFQVNDLKNAPGPGKRELRLATRQALGLLQDNYPEFVAKQVFINVPWYYVAFYTMMSPFMTQRTKSKFVFASPSKTAETLFKYISPEQVPIQYGGLSVDYCDCNPEFTVDDTATIINLKPTTKQFVEIICSETCVIVWELRVVGWEVTYSAEFSPNAETGYTVIIQKATKMAANDDPVISGSFKVSDLGRIILTVDNPTFKKKRLLYRYKVLPLSD; this is encoded by the exons ATGTCCGAACCTCAACCCGAACCCACCCCCACTCCTACCCTCGCCCCCGCACCCGAACCCGAACCTACTACCTCACCAAATGAACCTACCACTGAACCCCACCCTCCATCCGAACCTCCTACCGACACACCACCCGAACCTGAAACCACTCCTCCACCCGAACCGGAAACCAACCCTCCACCCGAACCTATAACCGAATCaccatcaaaagaaaagagatCCTTCATACAACCAGCAGTATCATTCAAAGTAGAAAGCAACCTCTTTATCGATCTTTCCGACCACCAACGAAAATCCCTAACCGAACTCAAAACCCTAATCTCAACCGCAATCTCAACCTCAACACTCCTCCCAACCACCGcagcaaccacctcaacaaccaccaccaccacaccatcaaTATGGGGAATCCCATTACTCGAAGACGACCGCAGTGACGTAATCCTCCTAAAATTCCTCCGTGCACGGGATTTTAAACCAATTGAAGCACTCGCAATGCTAAAATCCACCTTAACCTGGCGAACCAGCTTCGACATCGAAACCCTCTTACAAGACGACTTAGGTGATGACTTGGACAAAGTTGTGTTCATGCATGGACACGATAGGGACGGACACCCGGTTTGTTATAACGTGTATGGCGAGTTTCAGAATAAAGAGTTGTATGTTAAGACGTTTTCGAGTGAAGAGAAACGAGGAAGGTTTTTGAGGTGGAGGATTCGGTTTTTGGAGAAGAGTATTAGAGAGCTTGATTTTACTGCGGGTGGGGTAAATACTATTTTTCAGGTTAATGATTTGAAGAATGCTCCTGGTCCTGGGAAAAGAGAGTTGAGGCTTGCTACTAGGCAAGCGCTTGGGTTGCTTCAGGATAATTATCCTGAATTTGTTGCTAAACAG GTGTTCATCAATGTGCCATGGTATTATGTGGCATTCTACACCATGATGAGCCCGTTCATGACCCAGCGGACCAAGAGCAAGTTTGTATTCGCCAGtccgtcaaaaactgctgaaacCCTTTTCAA GTATATATCTCCCGAGCAAGTTCCAATCCAGTATGGTGGCTTGAGTGTTGACTATTGTGACTGCAATCCAGAATTCACTGTGGACGATACAGCAACTATAATCAATCTAAAACCCACAACTAAGCAATTTGTTGAAATCATATGTTCTGAg ACATGTGTCATCGTCTGGGAGCTTCGAGTCGTGGGGTGGGAAGTGACATACAGTGCTGAATTTTCCCCCAACGCCGAAACTGGTTACACTGTGATAATCCAAAAAGCAACCAAAATGGCGGCTAATGACGACCCTGTAATATCAGGAAGCTTTAAGGTCAGTGATTTGGGTAGGATAATACTCACAGTTGACAACCCGACTTTCAAGAAAAAGAGGCTTCTCTACAGGTACAAGGTACTTCCGTTGTCTGATTGA
- the LOC141604912 gene encoding protein TIC 40, chloroplastic isoform X1: MENLTLISAKPVLTLTSSPNPRLITTKQCFGLPLLSKNSNGSLFVSSKPRSRTVLSAFTTKNSRRKASNNSVNDSNVDLFASTSTAAQETTSVGVNPQPYVPPPSQFGSPLFWIGVGVGFSAVFSFGASWLKKYAMQQAFKSMMGQMGSQNNQFSNSAFPSGSPFGFPPPSASGSSTYPGFPYQPPMPAGPSISSATGGYNLGQQSTSRPGTSSTAPSSGAQSQTTSSTPAASVTMDVSANTPQVSEPVNDEAETKTEIKQSAFVDISPEETAQTSPFENYDDTSWKSSEAAKFTEAEVVQNGAASKEGTSGEWSQGTRKTGSMSVETFEKLMEDPKIQNMILPLLPQEMRDPATFKWMLQNPVYRQQLQDMLDNMGEGALDNQMMESLKNFDLNSPEVKEQFDQIGLTPEEAMSRIMSKPEIAMAFQNPKIQQAIMDCSANPMNIMKYQNDKEVMDVFNKIQELFPGSPGF; this comes from the exons ATGGAAAATTTAACCCTAATTTCAGCAAAACCAGTACTTACACTAACCTCATCTCCAAATCCCAGATTAATTACCACAAAACAATGCTTTGGTTTACCTCTTTTATCTAAAAACTCAAATGGGTCActctttgtttcttcaaaacccagATCAAGAACTGTTCTTTCTGCATTTACTACCAAAAATTCCAGAAGAAAAGCTTCAAATAATAGTGTTAATGATAGTAATGTTGATTTATTTGCAAGTACTTCTACTGCAGCTCAAGAAACTACTTCTGTTGGTGTTAATCCTCAACCTTATGTTCCTCCGCCTTCGCAATT TGGGTCACCTTTGTTTTggattggagttggtgttggaTTCTCTGCAGTCTTTTCCTTTGGGGCGTCCTGGTTGAAG AAATATGCAATGCAACAAGCTTTCAAGAGTATGATGGGTCAGATGGGCTCTCAAAATAATCAATTTAGTAACTCAGCCTTTCCTTCAGGCTCACCTTTTGGATTCCCACCACCATCGGCATCAGGCTCCAGCACTTACCCTGGGTTTCCTTATCAACCACCCATGCCGGCTGGCCCAAGTATTTCCAGTGCCACTGGTGGTTATAACCTCGGCCAGCAGTCTACATCAAGACCTGGTACGTCCAGTACTGCACCTTCTTCGGGTGCACAATCTCAGACAACGTCTTCTACCCCTGCGGCTTCTGTGACAATGGATGTTTCTGCAAATACACCACAAGTTAGTGAGCCGGTTAATGATGAAGCAGAAACCAAGACGGAAATAAAACAATCTG CTTTTGTTGACATCTCTCCTGAAGAAACTGCGCAAACGAGTCCATTTGAAAACTATGATGACACTTCTTGGAAGTCATCTGAGGCTGCAAAGTTCACTGAGGCTGAG GTAGTACAGAATGGAGCTGCTTCCAAAGAAGGCACTTCTGGTGAATGGTCCCAAGGAACGA GGAAAACTGGTTCTATGTCGGTGGAAACCTTCGAGAAATTGATGGAGGatccaaaaattcaaaatatgattcttcC ACTTCTGCCTCAAGAGATGAGAGATCCAGCCACCTTCAAAT GGATGCTACAGAATCCAGTATATCGTCAGCAGCTACAAGATATGCT AGATAACATGGGCGAAGGGGCCTTGGACAACCAGATGATGGAGAGCCTTAAAAATTTCGATTTAAATAGTCCTGAAGTCAAAGAGCAGTTTG ATCAAATCGGACTTACTCCTGAAGAGGCCATGTCAAGAATCATGAGTAAACCTGAGATTGCCATGGcatttcaaaacccgaaaattCAGCAAGCTATTATGGAT TGTTCAGCGAACCCCATGAATATTATGAAGTATCAAAATGATAAAGAG GTTATGGACGTCTTCAACAAAATACAGGAACTATTCCCTGGATCTCCTGGATTTTAA
- the LOC141604912 gene encoding protein TIC 40, chloroplastic isoform X2: MENLTLISAKPVLTLTSSPNPRLITTKQCFGLPLLSKNSNGSLFVSSKPRSRTVLSAFTTKNSRRKASNNSVNDSNVDLFASTSTAAQETTSVGVNPQPYVPPPSQFGSPLFWIGVGVGFSAVFSFGASWLKKYAMQQAFKSMMGQMGSQNNQFSNSAFPSGSPFGFPPPSASGSSTYPGFPYQPPMPAGPSTSRPGTSSTAPSSGAQSQTTSSTPAASVTMDVSANTPQVSEPVNDEAETKTEIKQSAFVDISPEETAQTSPFENYDDTSWKSSEAAKFTEAEVVQNGAASKEGTSGEWSQGTRKTGSMSVETFEKLMEDPKIQNMILPLLPQEMRDPATFKWMLQNPVYRQQLQDMLDNMGEGALDNQMMESLKNFDLNSPEVKEQFDQIGLTPEEAMSRIMSKPEIAMAFQNPKIQQAIMDCSANPMNIMKYQNDKEVMDVFNKIQELFPGSPGF, from the exons ATGGAAAATTTAACCCTAATTTCAGCAAAACCAGTACTTACACTAACCTCATCTCCAAATCCCAGATTAATTACCACAAAACAATGCTTTGGTTTACCTCTTTTATCTAAAAACTCAAATGGGTCActctttgtttcttcaaaacccagATCAAGAACTGTTCTTTCTGCATTTACTACCAAAAATTCCAGAAGAAAAGCTTCAAATAATAGTGTTAATGATAGTAATGTTGATTTATTTGCAAGTACTTCTACTGCAGCTCAAGAAACTACTTCTGTTGGTGTTAATCCTCAACCTTATGTTCCTCCGCCTTCGCAATT TGGGTCACCTTTGTTTTggattggagttggtgttggaTTCTCTGCAGTCTTTTCCTTTGGGGCGTCCTGGTTGAAG AAATATGCAATGCAACAAGCTTTCAAGAGTATGATGGGTCAGATGGGCTCTCAAAATAATCAATTTAGTAACTCAGCCTTTCCTTCAGGCTCACCTTTTGGATTCCCACCACCATCGGCATCAGGCTCCAGCACTTACCCTGGGTTTCCTTATCAACCACCCATGCCGGCTGGCCCAAG TACATCAAGACCTGGTACGTCCAGTACTGCACCTTCTTCGGGTGCACAATCTCAGACAACGTCTTCTACCCCTGCGGCTTCTGTGACAATGGATGTTTCTGCAAATACACCACAAGTTAGTGAGCCGGTTAATGATGAAGCAGAAACCAAGACGGAAATAAAACAATCTG CTTTTGTTGACATCTCTCCTGAAGAAACTGCGCAAACGAGTCCATTTGAAAACTATGATGACACTTCTTGGAAGTCATCTGAGGCTGCAAAGTTCACTGAGGCTGAG GTAGTACAGAATGGAGCTGCTTCCAAAGAAGGCACTTCTGGTGAATGGTCCCAAGGAACGA GGAAAACTGGTTCTATGTCGGTGGAAACCTTCGAGAAATTGATGGAGGatccaaaaattcaaaatatgattcttcC ACTTCTGCCTCAAGAGATGAGAGATCCAGCCACCTTCAAAT GGATGCTACAGAATCCAGTATATCGTCAGCAGCTACAAGATATGCT AGATAACATGGGCGAAGGGGCCTTGGACAACCAGATGATGGAGAGCCTTAAAAATTTCGATTTAAATAGTCCTGAAGTCAAAGAGCAGTTTG ATCAAATCGGACTTACTCCTGAAGAGGCCATGTCAAGAATCATGAGTAAACCTGAGATTGCCATGGcatttcaaaacccgaaaattCAGCAAGCTATTATGGAT TGTTCAGCGAACCCCATGAATATTATGAAGTATCAAAATGATAAAGAG GTTATGGACGTCTTCAACAAAATACAGGAACTATTCCCTGGATCTCCTGGATTTTAA
- the LOC141604909 gene encoding protein NRT1/ PTR FAMILY 5.10-like isoform X2, translating to MDQRNDPTVSGCIDYKRRPALRSKHGKWRSSAFIIGVEMAERLAYFGIAANLIQFLTGKLGQSTATAATNVSTWTGISLLLPIFGALMADSFLGKYYTVVLSSIIYILGLGLLTLTATLPSLGRSIELQSTIFFIALYMVALGQGGHKPCVQAFGADQFDGEDPEERKAKSSFFNWWYCGSCIGSITGTAVMSYTQDNLSWGLGFGIPCILLVVSLLVFMAGTYTYRFSTQREGHSPFRRIGRVIMVAARNWRLPHQDEGLLTTQTYNSKSRIYRFLDKALIEPLNPGEGRACSEKEVEEAKAILRLFPIWAATLLFAMLISQPQTFFIKQGVTLDRSIGSKFEIPPAALTGFIPVCIVLFVPIYDRLIVPLAQTSTGQPAGITMLQRIGAGMLISIVAMVVAALVEMKRLKTASEHGLVDSPKARLPMSVAWLLPQCALFGISDGFTMVGLQEFFYDQVPDELRSVGLGLYMGIFGTGSILSGALISVIDQVTSKDGRQSWFSNNLNQGHLDYFYWLLAGISALGLMLFMYFAKSYIYNKSKARV from the exons ATGGATCAACGAAACGATCCCACCGTCTCCGGCTGTATTGACTACAAGCGCCGCCCTGCACTCCGGTCAAAGCACGGGAAATGGAGATCCTCTGCTTTCATCATAG GAGTGGAAATGGCAGAGAGACTTGCATATTTTGGGATAGCAGCAAACCTAATACAATTCTTGACTGGAAAGTTAGGACAGTCGACGGCAACGGCTGCTACAAATGTTAGCACATGGACTGGGATTTCCTTACTGCTTCCTATCTTTGGGGCTCTTATGGCTGATTCCTTTCTCGGCAAATATTACACCGTCGTCCTTTCGTCCATCATCTACATCTTG GGACTCGGCTTGCTAACGCTTACAGCAACGTTGCCTTCTCTCGGCCGTTCAATTGAGTTGCAGTCAACAATATTCTTCATTGCCCTATATATGGTGGCGCTCGGACAAGGCGGGCACAAGCCTTGTGTTCAAGCTTTCGGGGCAGATCAATTTGACGGAGAAGATCCTGAGGAACGTAAAGCTAAAAGTTCCTTCTTTAACTGGTGGTATTGCGGGTCATGTATAGGTAGTATAACCGGTACAGCAGTCATGAGCTATACTCAGGACAATCTTAGCTGGGGCCTCGGCTTTGGCATTCCTTGCATTCTCTTGGTCGTTTCCCTTCTGGTATTTATGGCTGGAACGTATACTTATCGTTTCAGTACACAGCGGGAAGGCCATAGTCCGTTTAGAAGGATCGGAAGGGTGATCATGGTCGCCGCAAGAAACTGGCGTTTGCCACATCAAGATGAAGGTCTTCTTACGACTCAGACCTATAACAGTAAATCGCGGATTTACAG GTTCCTCGACAAAGCTTTGATTGAACCTTTAAACCCCGGAGAAGGAAGAGCTTGCAGCGAGAAAGAGGTAGAGGAAGCAAAGGCGATACTAAGGCTATTTCCGATATGGGCAGCAACATTACTGTTTGCAATGCTTATTTCGCAGCCACAAACTTTTTTCATCAAGCAAGGTGTGACATTGGACCGATCAATCGGATCAAAATTCGAAATACCACCAGCCGCATTGACAGGATTTATCCCTGTTTGCATAGTCTTATTCGTTCCTATATATGATCGGCTCATTGTGCCTTTAGCTCAAACCTCAACCGGACAACCTGCAGGAATAACAATGCTCCAAAGAATAGGAGCAGGGATGCTCATCTCCATTGTTGCTATGGTAGTCGCCGCTCTTGTGGAAATGAAGAGGCTTAAGACCGCTTCAGAGCACGGGTTGGTCGATTCCCCAAAAGCAAGACTCCCAATGAGTGTTGCGTGGTTGCTTCCACAATGCGCCTTATTCGGGATTTCTGATGGATTTACAATGGTCGGTTTGCAAGAATTTTTCTACGATCAGGTCCCGGACGAGCTCCGGAGTGTTGGATTGGGTTTATATATGGGTATCTTTGGCACCGGGAGTATTTTAAGTGGCGCTCTTATTTCGGTCATTGACCAAGTGACTAGTAAAGATGGTCGACAAAGTTGGTTCTCGAATAATTTGAATCAAGGGCATCTCGACTACTTCTATTGGTTGCTCGCTGGTATAAGTGCTCTAGGGCTGATGCTTTTCATGTATTTTGCAAAGTCCTACATCTACAACAAGAGCAAGGCTCGGGTTTAA
- the LOC141604909 gene encoding protein NRT1/ PTR FAMILY 5.10-like isoform X1: MDQRNDPTVSGCIDYKRRPALRSKHGKWRSSAFIIGVEMAERLAYFGIAANLIQFLTGKLGQSTATAATNVSTWTGISLLLPIFGALMADSFLGKYYTVVLSSIIYILGLGLLTLTATLPSLGRSIELQSTIFFIALYMVALGQGGHKPCVQAFGADQFDGEDPEERKAKSSFFNWWYCGSCIGSITGTAVMSYTQDNLSWGLGFGIPCILLVVSLLVFMAGTYTYRFSTQREGHSPFRRIGRVIMVAARNWRLPHQDEGLLTTQTYNSKSRIYRYKFLDKALIEPLNPGEGRACSEKEVEEAKAILRLFPIWAATLLFAMLISQPQTFFIKQGVTLDRSIGSKFEIPPAALTGFIPVCIVLFVPIYDRLIVPLAQTSTGQPAGITMLQRIGAGMLISIVAMVVAALVEMKRLKTASEHGLVDSPKARLPMSVAWLLPQCALFGISDGFTMVGLQEFFYDQVPDELRSVGLGLYMGIFGTGSILSGALISVIDQVTSKDGRQSWFSNNLNQGHLDYFYWLLAGISALGLMLFMYFAKSYIYNKSKARV, translated from the exons ATGGATCAACGAAACGATCCCACCGTCTCCGGCTGTATTGACTACAAGCGCCGCCCTGCACTCCGGTCAAAGCACGGGAAATGGAGATCCTCTGCTTTCATCATAG GAGTGGAAATGGCAGAGAGACTTGCATATTTTGGGATAGCAGCAAACCTAATACAATTCTTGACTGGAAAGTTAGGACAGTCGACGGCAACGGCTGCTACAAATGTTAGCACATGGACTGGGATTTCCTTACTGCTTCCTATCTTTGGGGCTCTTATGGCTGATTCCTTTCTCGGCAAATATTACACCGTCGTCCTTTCGTCCATCATCTACATCTTG GGACTCGGCTTGCTAACGCTTACAGCAACGTTGCCTTCTCTCGGCCGTTCAATTGAGTTGCAGTCAACAATATTCTTCATTGCCCTATATATGGTGGCGCTCGGACAAGGCGGGCACAAGCCTTGTGTTCAAGCTTTCGGGGCAGATCAATTTGACGGAGAAGATCCTGAGGAACGTAAAGCTAAAAGTTCCTTCTTTAACTGGTGGTATTGCGGGTCATGTATAGGTAGTATAACCGGTACAGCAGTCATGAGCTATACTCAGGACAATCTTAGCTGGGGCCTCGGCTTTGGCATTCCTTGCATTCTCTTGGTCGTTTCCCTTCTGGTATTTATGGCTGGAACGTATACTTATCGTTTCAGTACACAGCGGGAAGGCCATAGTCCGTTTAGAAGGATCGGAAGGGTGATCATGGTCGCCGCAAGAAACTGGCGTTTGCCACATCAAGATGAAGGTCTTCTTACGACTCAGACCTATAACAGTAAATCGCGGATTTACAGGTACAA GTTCCTCGACAAAGCTTTGATTGAACCTTTAAACCCCGGAGAAGGAAGAGCTTGCAGCGAGAAAGAGGTAGAGGAAGCAAAGGCGATACTAAGGCTATTTCCGATATGGGCAGCAACATTACTGTTTGCAATGCTTATTTCGCAGCCACAAACTTTTTTCATCAAGCAAGGTGTGACATTGGACCGATCAATCGGATCAAAATTCGAAATACCACCAGCCGCATTGACAGGATTTATCCCTGTTTGCATAGTCTTATTCGTTCCTATATATGATCGGCTCATTGTGCCTTTAGCTCAAACCTCAACCGGACAACCTGCAGGAATAACAATGCTCCAAAGAATAGGAGCAGGGATGCTCATCTCCATTGTTGCTATGGTAGTCGCCGCTCTTGTGGAAATGAAGAGGCTTAAGACCGCTTCAGAGCACGGGTTGGTCGATTCCCCAAAAGCAAGACTCCCAATGAGTGTTGCGTGGTTGCTTCCACAATGCGCCTTATTCGGGATTTCTGATGGATTTACAATGGTCGGTTTGCAAGAATTTTTCTACGATCAGGTCCCGGACGAGCTCCGGAGTGTTGGATTGGGTTTATATATGGGTATCTTTGGCACCGGGAGTATTTTAAGTGGCGCTCTTATTTCGGTCATTGACCAAGTGACTAGTAAAGATGGTCGACAAAGTTGGTTCTCGAATAATTTGAATCAAGGGCATCTCGACTACTTCTATTGGTTGCTCGCTGGTATAAGTGCTCTAGGGCTGATGCTTTTCATGTATTTTGCAAAGTCCTACATCTACAACAAGAGCAAGGCTCGGGTTTAA